The Thalassotalea sp. LPB0316 nucleotide sequence AGTAATTTTTTCGATTTTCTTTGTGTCGGCTTCTTTTTCTTTTTCATTTTTCGCTTGCTTTTCAACAGCGACTGTTTCATTGCTTTCTGCAGCATAACTTGGAAGTACAAGAGCAGAAGACAACAAGCCTATAGATATACATTGGTAAAGCTTGTTTTTTTTCATGATATCTCTCCGGATAAACCAGTATTTTTATTCTTATAATTCAATTGATAATAAGGAGGGGAAGCTTCCCCTCCTTACTAGGTAGAATTACCAGCTATATTGCACGTTGAAACTTGTGCTAATAGCTTGCTCGTAAACGTCTGTTTTAGAAACACTTAGAGCTGTACCGAATTGCCAGTTGTTCATCGTACCTTGAAGACCAAATTCAGCTTGGTAACCAGAACCGATTACGTCTGCATCAAAGTCCACATCGTTTGTGATCAAGCTGCTGAAGCCATCTGTTACATCTAAGTAATTGATAGCTAGGCTCGGTGTAACGATACCTGAGTCTGTGTTGAATGTTTTCGACACAGTGAAACCTGCTGTTAAGCGCGTCATTTCACCTTCAATGTTTGAAACATCGTGTAACTCGTCGCTAGACATGAAGTTATCTAAAGAAGATTCAATTGACTGGTAGTGTGCTTGAGGTGCTACTACTAAGCCGCTTTCAGTTTTGAAGTTGTAACCAATACCAGCAGTGTAACCTGTTGCTTCACCATCAGTTTCGCCACGAGGCGCTTCTGCAACTAACGCAACTTTAACTTTGTTGTCACTGTTTACTTTTTGGTAACCCGCATCAACGAATAGACCTTGAGCGTGTTGGTAGTTGAACGTAATACCGTAAGCAGTCATATCTGAATCAACAGAGCTGTCGTTGGCATTCATTAATGCACGACCTTTACCAACAGCAACGAATGGATTAACGTTCAATGCACTTTCACCGAACTTCTTCGTCCATAGTAAACCAGCTTGCATACCTGAAAGTCTTTCATCAAAACTTAAGTCTTGAATGCTAGAGTTAGGCGTTACTGTGCCTTCTTGGTTGAATACTGCTGCCCAGCCAGAGAAGCCTTCTTGCGCGTTAGCAACTGAAGCAACACCGTGTTTAGTGTTGTTAATTGATTGGCTCCACCAGTCTTGCATAACGATGTTGCTAGAGATAGCTGCTGTACCGAAGTGACTTAAACCGAATGTAGCATTTAATACCCACTCACCAGTCGCTTCATCAAGTACTAACTCAGCTTTTTGAACGGTATCACCAAAATCACCTGTTAAGCCATCTAACGTGATTGTTTCGATGCCGTTTTCGCCTTCAATAGTGATAATTGCATCACCCGTGCTTGCGTCTGTACTTAATACGGCTGCGCCACCCGTTGTGTTGCTAGTCGATGTTAGGTTCCAAGAAACCTCACCTTTTAACTGCTCAGCAGCATTTAAGGTAACGCCAACTTGAGTACCTTGTGCAATATCACCCGTAACAACCATTGAGTCAGTTGCAGTATTCGATACGTCAACCGCTAACTGGAAGTCACCAGAAATATCACCGTGAATCGTTAAAGTATCACCTACTTTGTTATTCACTGAGTTAAAGGTTGCAGCAGTAGCATTTACCGTAGCATTGTAAATATTGTTGTTGCCACCGTAGAAGTTGATTTGCGCATTGTTGATTTCAATTACGTTGTCACCTGCACCCATATCAATCATGTTGTTATGTAGCGTGATCAGGCCGTTGTTAGTTAAATTACCTTCTAAATCATAAGAGTTAGCGTGTAATAGTCGGTTATTACCACCACCCATGATGATATCACCTGAAATCACACCGCCATTGTAGATAGTTGAATCAAGATCATTGTCAGCATTTAGGCTAATTGCGATACCTTGGGTAGCAGAGATAGTACCTTCGTTAATTAGGTTTGGCATTTTGATCGGCTGACCATTTTCATCTAAGTAAGGCGTGCCATCTTGCATTTGGTAGAAGTTCGTATCACCAGACATCATGATCGCTGTAGAGTTTGCGCCTACACGGATTTCACCGGTGTTAGTAAACGATGCGATACCAACAGAGTCGTAATCAACATAGTTCTTAGTCGCAGGGTAAGTACTCCAATCGTACTGAGTATCAGTAATTTGGCCTACAGTGTTTACGTAGACACCAACTGAGTTATCACCTGTTTCGATTGTGCCAGCATTGCCGATTACAACTGTTGCAGGAACAGCGCTTTTAGTTGCTGGGTAAGTACTCCAATCGGTATAAAGGAAGCCAAAGCTTTCTGCATGAATACCAACTGAGTTGTCACCTGTGCTGATTGTACCGTCGTTAGAGACATAGCTGTAGCCCGACTCACCAAGCATAGCAATACCAACTGAGTTATCACCCGTGTTAATGACGCCATCTTCCATTTGTATTACTACATTATGTGAAGAGTTAGCTGAAGCGTATGCATAAATACCCGTTGTATTTTGACCAGTAGTTACCGTACCGTTGTTTAGCACGTAAGATGAGCCTGGTAATTGGAAGTTATCACCGTATGCACCTGATGTATAAGAGGTAATACCTTTACCGTTGTTTTTAATCCATACATGGGTTTGAACGTAATCATCAACAGTGTAGTTAGATAGGTCGTTATCACCAATCGTAATGTCGCCACCGTTATAAGTGCTAATACGGTTACCACGGTGAATAATACCAGACGAGTTATCACCTGTTTCAATAATACCCGTGTTACTTACTATGCCTGATTGCTTGATGTTACCTGTTAACTTATAAGGTGAAATATAAGCCATGTAACTTGCTGATTTCGCGTAAACACCTACGGTTAAGTCGCCAGTTGTAATACTGCCTTCGTTTGAAACTTCAGTAAATTTGCCTTGGCCAGATGCTGTTGAACGAATACCGTAAGAGCGAGATAGCTTATCGAACGGCTCTTCGCTACCGCCGAAGTAACCACCTGGCAAGTAGTCTTCTTGAACAAGACCGTTGCCAATAGAAATACTACCTTTGTTGACAACAACACTATTCGTTACACCACCTTGGTGCATAATACCAACAGCGTCATCGCCAGTTGTAATGATACCGTCAACATCGTTTAAGCTGTATAAATCAGCGAAACCTGTACCAGTAGAAATGGTGTTTTGATAAATACCGGCACTGCGATGTTTGAAGTTGTTATCCATATCGGTTGCACCATCACCTACGGTAATTGTGCCATTGTTAATCGCATTCGTTTGACCTGTAAGCGAAACAATATCGATACCACGGCCACCGTCTGCTAACTCAATGTTACCTGTGTTAGTTGCGTTGACATTGTATTCTTTTGTACCTTCTGCCAACTTACCCATATAGTTATAAATTAACTGATCATCGGTAATATCTGGGATGACCTCTTTTAGGTAATCGTTGTAGCTATCGATTAAATCACCGTAGAAAGAGTAGAAAGCATTGCCTGGCGCATTGTTACCCATGGCGTAAATTTTAATACCATGTGCTTTGTTTTTGATTTGATCGTTTTCCCACAGCTCGCTAGATTCACCGTTGGCTACTTCGTCTTGAGTTAAGCCGCCAGAGATATCGCCACTGTTGATGATGTTGATATCACCACCATCGATAAATTTATCTGGGCTGTAGTCACTCGCGTGTCTAAACTCAATACCCGATGATAAATTACCAATTTCAATAGTGCCGCTGTTTTCAACATTAACGCCACCTTCAGAAATAAGCTGAATACCCGCCGAAGTGCGGTCAAAACGAAGACCTGTGATTTCGTCGCGAGCGATAAAGCCTTGGCCAACAGAAATATGGCCAGAGTTTTCAATGTTAGTGTCGCCATTGCCAACCGCACGAATACCGATTGAACCATTAACTGATGCTAAGTCTAAATCGCCTGAGTTAGTGATAGTGATATCACCAGCATCTGCCATTTTGTCATCAATTTCGATTTTTGTTCTTTTTACACCTTCAGTAACTACCTCAACTAACTGATCAAATTCATTGATAATTAGCTCTTCTTCAGTGTGTACATATTCCTCACCAATAACTACGTCGGTATTATAGTTATACGTATTAGATACATCAGCAAGAATACCTACTTTGGCATCACCTTCAGCATCAGCAGCAACTGAAATATCACCTGAGTTGTCAATGGTAATGCTTGCGCCTGTTTGGTTACGCGCTTCAATACCTGCTTCTTCAGAGAATGTAATGTTACCTGAGTTTTCAATAGAAATTGTCGCATCTGATGTATCAGACTCAAGCTTACTCACTACATAGTAGTTTTCTGTGTGATATGTAATACCGTATTCACGTCCGCCCCAATCATTGTAAAGCGCGTTACCTTCCATATCGTATAACGCGTATTGACGACCGCCAGTCCAACGGATAGCTGTTTCTGTGTCATTTAAAGTAGAACGGTCTTTATCCCAATCGCTTGTAACGACCGAAATACCTGTACCTGCTTCAATATCACCCGTGTTTACAACGCTAACATCACCGATTTCTGAATCAGCTTCAATACCTACTGAACCCGCTAACATACCCGAGTTAGTAATGGTGATATCGCCTTCGTTTTCACCCTGAATTGCAACGCCAGTACCGGCGTCAATGTCTTCAGTGTTATTAATTTCAATCGCTTCGATACTAGTAACTGTTGATGCAACTACTTGCTCTTCTTGCATTGAAACATTTAATAAGTCTTTAACTACTGAGTTATCAACTTGTGTCGCCGATTGCATTAACACAGCTAATGGTGCGACTTGATTTGTTTCTTGAGCTGAAACCGACGTAGTTAACGCTGCGCTACCAAAGATGGCAAGTTGACACAACGTAGCTATTTTCGATTTGCCAAACCTTTTTTGTTTTATCTGATCTGTCATGAAAATTTCCCCTGTTTATATTTATACAGTTCTACTTATTTTTTGTTATTAATGTGCCCACTAAAAAAACTACTTTTATTGCTCACACTAATAACGATTGAAGGTCATGATCAAACTGCTGACATATGCAATTAAATAAACCCCTCCCATTGCATACAATTTACACACTTGTGGTTACAAAGCTGTAAAGACATGTAAAGATTTCGGGCTCAAAGACAGGTGTTTACAAAAGTTAAAGAAACGATAAAACAAAAAACAAAAACCAATAAAAACAATATCTTAAAACAAAAACCATCAACTAAAATAACGAGGTAAAATGTAATAAAACGTAACATCACGACGTTTGAAAAATTTACTTCGGTTACATTTTTACGTTTATTGCGACAATGACTTTGTTACCTGTCTGATCTGATTGTTTATATCTTGTTAATAAGGTGTAATTCGTCATTAACATTTGCGCTTTGGCGTGGGTAGAATGAGACTCAAAGGTAAAAATCGAAATCTGCTTATTATAAGCACGACGAATAGTACCTACCTTTATATAAAGAAAAGCTTTAGTGAGTTGATTAAAAAAATTGTGATAAATAGCAGGAAAAATATCACTGTTGATAAAAAACCTAATACCTCGTTTCGCTGATGATCCACTACAATACCAATTGAAATAAATATTTGACCGACTCAGAGCTACGTCAGGGAAGTTAGAATAAAAGAAATTTATGCAGGTGTAGCATTCTACATCAAGTAAATTTGTGAAATTCTCACTTTTCTGACGAGCTCCCAAGGGCGAGTTTAAAAGGCTTTTATCCTTCGTTACTGATTTTGATAAGGGAATAACCATTATCGGCAATCAAAGCCTTGCCTAAAAGCCTTTTAAATCTCGCTGAGTGATTAAATATTTAATTCACTTGGTATAATGGTCTAACTAATAAGGTTTGTTCCGCGCCTGATTCAAAGCCAAAACAATTATTTCTCGATAAAGTAATTCTTCTTACTGTAGATCTATCGAAAGTTCTGGTATACTCGCGCGGTTTTTAATCACTAACACTTACATAGAGTAATACAATGGCAGATTTATCAAAATACAGAAATATTGGTATCTTCGCTCACGTTGATGCTGGTAAAACCACGACAACCGAGCGTATCCTAAAACTTACAGGTATGATCCATAAGATTGGTGAAGTACATGACGGTGAGTCAACAACTGACTTCATGGAACAGGAAGCTGAGCGCGGTATCACTATCCAGTCTGCTGCTGTTACGTGTCAATGGAAAAACCACCGTTTCAACGTAATCGACACTCCTGGTCACGTTGACTTCACAGTTGAAGTATACCGTTCATTAAAAGTTCTTGACGGTGGTATTGGTGTATTCTGTGGTTCTGGTGGTGTTGAGCCGCAATCAGAAACTAACTGGCGTTACGCTAACGAATCTAAAGTTGCTCGTTTAATCTTCGTAAACAAATTAGACCGTTTAGGTGCTAACTTCTTCCGCGTTAAAGAGCAAGTTAAGAACGTATTAGGTGCTAACCCACTTGTTATGACTTTACCAATCGGTGAAGAAGACAACTTCGTAGGTGTTGTTGACGTATTATCTCAAAAAGCATACGTATGGGACGATTCAGGCCAACCTGAAAACTACGAAATCACAGACATTCCAGCTGATTTAGTTGACCAAGCTGCTGAGTACCGTGAAATGTTAATCGAGACTGCATTAGAAGCAGACGAAGATTTATTAATGGAATACTTAGAAGGCGAGTTAGACCCAACAGAAGAGCAAATCAAAGCGTGTATCCGTAAAGGTACTAACGAATTATTATTCTTCCCTACATACTGTGGTTCTGCATTCAAGAACAAAGGTATGCAGTTATTATTAGACGCTGTTGTTGACTACTTACCATCACCAACTGAAGTTCCACCGCAACCGTTAACTGACGAAGAAGGTGAACCTACTGGTGAATTCGCATTAGTTGACGCTGAAGAGCCGTTCCGTGCATTAGCGTTCAAAATTATGGATGACCGTTTCGGTGCTCTTACTTTCGTACGTATCTACTCAGGTCGTATTAAGAAAGGTGACACTATCCTTAACTCATTCACAGGTAAAACTGAGCGTGTTGGCCGTATGGTTGAGATGCAAGCAGAAGACCGTACTGAGCTTTCTGAAGCACAAGCGGGTGACATCATCGCTATCGTGGGTATGAAGAACGTTCAAACGGGTCACACTTTATGTGATGTTAAGAACCCTTGTACACTTGAAGCAATGGTATTCCCTGAGCCAGTAATCTCAATTGCTGTAGCACCAAAAGAGAAAGGTGGTGCTGAGAAGATGGGTATTGCTATCGGTAAGATGGTTGCAGAAGATCCAACGTTCCAAGTTGAAACTGACGAAGATTCAGGTGAAACCATCCTTAAAGGTATGGGTGAACTTCACTTAGACATCAAAGTAGACATCCTTAAGCGTACTTACGGTGTTGACTTAGTTGTTGGTAAGCCACAAGTAGCATACCGTGAAACAATCACTCAAGAGATTGAAGATTCTTACACGCATAAGAAACAATCTGGTGGTTCTGGTCAGTTCGGTAAGATCGACTACCGCATCAAGCCAGGCGAGCCAAACTCTGGCTTCAAGTTCACTTCAACCGTTGTTGGTGGTAACGTTCCTAAAGAATTCTTCCCAGCAATCGAAAAAGGTTTCGCTGGTATGATGGAAGAAGGTCCAGTTGCTGGCTTCCCTGTATTAGACGTTGAAATCGAACTATTCGACGGTGGCTACCACGCGGTTGACTCTTCAGCAGTTGCGTTCGAAATCGCTGCTAAAGGCGCATTCCGTCAATCAATGCCAAAAGCTGGTGCACAACTTCTTGAGCCAATCATGAAAGTTGACGTATTCACGCCAGAAGACAACGTTGGTGACGTAATCGGTGACCTTAACCGTCGTCGTGGTATGATCAAAGACCAAGAAGCTGGTACTACTGGTGTTCGCATCAAAGGTGACGTACCACTTTCTGAGATGTTTGGTTACATCGGTCACTTACGTACAATCACTTCAGGTCGTGGTCAATTCTCTATGGAATTCAGCCACTACGCAGCTGCACCACAAAACGTAGCTGACCAAGTTATCGCTGAAGTTAAAGAGCGTAAAGAGAAGAAGTAATTCTTTGCTAAAGTAACGTTTAAAAACCCGTCCATGTGACGGGTTTTTTGTTTTTAGCTCAAGCAACAGATGCCATTCAGGCAATGTGTTAAGCGGCATTCTCAGCCACTATACATAAACCTCTGCCTACAAAATGGAGATCCCAGAACAAGTCTGGGACGACTTCGTCGGTTAAAGAGCGCAACGCTAAGAAGTAATTAACTTAAAAAGTTAATAAGCTTTATTAGAAACCCGCACTTGTTACGGGTTTCTTGTTTTTAGCCCAAATAAAAGACCTCACCACTCCTGTTCATCCATGAGCCAGGAGAATTAGTTTATCCATGTACGTCATTTCCGCAATATGTTGAGCGGGATTATCAGCCACTATGCATAAACCTCTGCCTACAAAAAGGAGATCCCAGAACAAGTCTGGGACGACTTCGTCGGTTAAAGATCGTGTTAATAAGAAGTAATATTTATAGGGGGTCAGAGTCATTTGACTCTGACCCTGAGCCATCCCCACAAATAATTTAATTTTTTCAAACAGTTATATTATTTTAAAAATTTGGAACTTTCATGGCGGTTGATGATCTGATCAAT carries:
- the fusA gene encoding elongation factor G; translated protein: MADLSKYRNIGIFAHVDAGKTTTTERILKLTGMIHKIGEVHDGESTTDFMEQEAERGITIQSAAVTCQWKNHRFNVIDTPGHVDFTVEVYRSLKVLDGGIGVFCGSGGVEPQSETNWRYANESKVARLIFVNKLDRLGANFFRVKEQVKNVLGANPLVMTLPIGEEDNFVGVVDVLSQKAYVWDDSGQPENYEITDIPADLVDQAAEYREMLIETALEADEDLLMEYLEGELDPTEEQIKACIRKGTNELLFFPTYCGSAFKNKGMQLLLDAVVDYLPSPTEVPPQPLTDEEGEPTGEFALVDAEEPFRALAFKIMDDRFGALTFVRIYSGRIKKGDTILNSFTGKTERVGRMVEMQAEDRTELSEAQAGDIIAIVGMKNVQTGHTLCDVKNPCTLEAMVFPEPVISIAVAPKEKGGAEKMGIAIGKMVAEDPTFQVETDEDSGETILKGMGELHLDIKVDILKRTYGVDLVVGKPQVAYRETITQEIEDSYTHKKQSGGSGQFGKIDYRIKPGEPNSGFKFTSTVVGGNVPKEFFPAIEKGFAGMMEEGPVAGFPVLDVEIELFDGGYHAVDSSAVAFEIAAKGAFRQSMPKAGAQLLEPIMKVDVFTPEDNVGDVIGDLNRRRGMIKDQEAGTTGVRIKGDVPLSEMFGYIGHLRTITSGRGQFSMEFSHYAAAPQNVADQVIAEVKERKEKK